The Erythrobacter aurantius genome includes a window with the following:
- a CDS encoding ComEC/Rec2 family competence protein, with protein MADAPIIPIAGDADGGSIAVGGVPSGLQKPATRLWQRGGGLSSVTHMAAAGAERFLANSGFDRAPWLAVVFSAGILAWFALPGPWQWTSTMGLAALLALVALALWLDRPDRDHLRRSVIVCSLVFAIGMAVIWARSEIVGAPAIERPVVERIQGYVLEREDQPAQDRIRLTLAVRDAETAQSRKIRVNVPLDALPFGPTQATTASPAMVAEGAVVRMRVRLMPPASPMLPGSYDFARAAWFKGLSATGSVIGSVEVVEAAPRATGLAAVQRWLAAHVRARVDGSAGTIAAAFASGDRGAIFESDEDAMRDAGLTHLLSISGLHVSAVIAAGYLVALKLLALFPAVALRVRLPVVAAAVGAVVGIGYTLLTGAEVPTVRSCAAAMLVLMALALGRDALSLRMVAVAAVFVLLLWPESVIGPSFQMSFAAVIAIVALHSSGPAKAFLAPREEKWVKRVLRGAFMLFVTGMVIEIALMPIVLFHFHRAGLYGAFANVIAIPLVTFIAMPLIALGLLFDLIGMGGPFWWLVQASLDLLLGIAHFTAEQPGSVKLMPQMSGLVIALFTGGGLWLALWSGRARLLGLIPAVVATMMLLATPIPDVLIGRDGRHVGITVPGADGSRELLSLRDSNSSYSRDNLMELASVASEPVPLVQWEGARCSPEFCVMTIQRGGRDWTLLLARNRELIEERALAAACEQADIVVADRFLPRSCKPRWLKADRRLLERTGGLALNLSSGRVTSVAEAQGEHGWWRGAGR; from the coding sequence ATGGCTGATGCGCCGATAATTCCGATTGCGGGCGATGCCGATGGCGGATCAATCGCCGTGGGCGGCGTACCGTCAGGGCTGCAAAAGCCTGCAACGCGCCTGTGGCAAAGGGGCGGCGGATTGTCCAGCGTCACGCACATGGCGGCAGCCGGTGCGGAGCGCTTTCTTGCGAACTCCGGCTTTGACCGCGCGCCATGGCTGGCTGTGGTGTTTTCCGCAGGCATCCTCGCCTGGTTCGCCTTGCCCGGCCCATGGCAATGGACTTCAACCATGGGGCTGGCGGCGCTCTTGGCTCTGGTTGCACTGGCGCTTTGGCTTGATCGGCCCGATCGCGATCACCTTCGCCGCTCAGTCATCGTCTGCTCGTTGGTCTTCGCGATCGGCATGGCGGTGATCTGGGCGCGGTCGGAGATTGTCGGGGCACCAGCGATTGAACGGCCTGTTGTCGAGCGGATTCAGGGCTATGTGCTCGAGCGTGAAGATCAGCCTGCGCAGGATCGCATCCGGCTGACATTGGCGGTGAGGGACGCGGAAACGGCCCAAAGCCGGAAGATCAGGGTGAATGTTCCACTAGATGCCTTGCCCTTTGGTCCCACGCAGGCGACCACGGCCTCTCCGGCCATGGTTGCCGAAGGCGCTGTTGTAAGGATGCGTGTCCGCCTGATGCCGCCGGCGAGCCCCATGTTGCCCGGTTCATACGATTTCGCGCGCGCCGCATGGTTCAAGGGGCTCTCCGCCACCGGAAGCGTTATCGGTTCGGTTGAGGTAGTCGAGGCAGCACCTAGGGCGACTGGCCTCGCTGCAGTCCAACGCTGGTTGGCGGCTCATGTTCGCGCGAGAGTGGACGGCTCAGCCGGGACGATTGCAGCGGCGTTTGCCAGCGGGGACAGAGGGGCGATCTTCGAAAGCGATGAAGACGCGATGCGCGATGCCGGGTTGACGCACCTGCTTTCGATCAGCGGGCTGCACGTCAGCGCCGTGATTGCGGCAGGTTATCTGGTTGCGTTGAAGCTTTTGGCGTTGTTTCCGGCCGTAGCTTTGCGGGTTCGATTGCCCGTGGTTGCTGCTGCGGTCGGGGCGGTCGTCGGAATTGGCTACACCTTGCTCACAGGAGCGGAAGTTCCGACGGTCCGAAGCTGTGCTGCTGCCATGCTGGTCTTGATGGCGCTGGCCCTGGGGCGGGATGCGCTTTCGCTGCGCATGGTGGCTGTGGCTGCGGTCTTCGTGCTGCTGCTGTGGCCTGAAAGTGTGATCGGCCCGAGTTTCCAGATGAGCTTCGCGGCTGTGATTGCGATTGTCGCCTTGCACAGCAGTGGTCCGGCGAAGGCATTTCTCGCACCGCGTGAGGAGAAGTGGGTGAAGAGGGTGCTTCGCGGCGCCTTCATGCTGTTCGTGACGGGGATGGTGATCGAAATCGCGCTGATGCCGATCGTCCTTTTCCACTTCCACAGGGCGGGGCTTTACGGTGCCTTTGCCAATGTGATCGCGATTCCGCTGGTCACGTTCATTGCGATGCCGTTGATCGCGTTGGGATTGTTGTTCGATCTGATCGGCATGGGCGGGCCTTTCTGGTGGCTGGTGCAAGCCTCGCTCGATCTCTTGCTCGGGATCGCGCATTTCACAGCCGAGCAGCCGGGTTCGGTGAAGCTGATGCCGCAGATGAGCGGGCTTGTGATCGCGTTGTTCACCGGTGGAGGGCTGTGGCTGGCGCTTTGGAGCGGGCGGGCGCGTTTGCTGGGCCTGATCCCTGCTGTCGTCGCAACCATGATGTTGCTGGCGACGCCGATCCCCGATGTTCTCATTGGCCGTGACGGTCGGCATGTCGGCATCACGGTGCCTGGCGCCGATGGGAGTCGGGAACTGCTTTCGTTGCGGGATAGCAACTCGTCCTATTCGCGTGACAATCTGATGGAGTTGGCGAGTGTTGCGAGCGAACCTGTTCCTCTTGTGCAGTGGGAGGGGGCGCGCTGTTCTCCCGAGTTCTGCGTGATGACTATTCAGCGCGGTGGACGCGACTGGACGTTGTTGCTCGCGCGGAACCGTGAACTCATTGAGGAACGCGCACTGGCGGCTGCTTGCGAACAGGCGGACATCGTTGTTGCGGACCGGTTCCTGCCACGATCCTGCAAGCCGCGCTGGCTCAAGGCGGACCGGCGCTTGCTCGAGCGAACCGGCGGTCTGGCGCTCAACCTGTCATCCGGACGCGTTACCAGCGTCGCCGAAGCGCAGGGCGAACATGGCTGGTGGCGCGGTGCAGGCAGATAG
- a CDS encoding anthranilate synthase component II, protein MILVIDNYDSFTFNLVHYLMELGAEVRVERNDALSASQALATNANGFLISPGPCTPNEAGISLDLVAACADAGKPLLGVCLGHQSIGQFFGGKVVRGGLMHGKTSPVTHDGTGVFAGVPSPFTATRYHSLIVEDIPDCLSVNARSDDNHVQGFRHAELPIHGVQFHPESIATEHGHSLLANFLKICGIDTQLPERLKA, encoded by the coding sequence ATGATTCTCGTCATCGACAATTACGACAGCTTCACCTTCAACCTGGTCCATTATCTGATGGAGCTAGGCGCAGAAGTGCGGGTGGAACGCAATGACGCACTGTCCGCCTCGCAGGCGCTGGCCACCAATGCCAACGGCTTCCTAATCTCGCCCGGCCCCTGCACGCCGAACGAGGCCGGAATCAGCCTCGATCTGGTGGCGGCCTGCGCCGATGCGGGAAAGCCGCTGCTGGGCGTGTGCCTCGGCCACCAGTCGATCGGCCAGTTCTTTGGTGGCAAGGTGGTGCGCGGCGGGTTGATGCATGGCAAGACTTCGCCGGTTACGCATGACGGGACGGGCGTTTTCGCAGGCGTCCCCTCGCCCTTCACCGCGACCCGCTATCACTCGCTGATCGTTGAGGACATTCCCGATTGCCTCAGCGTCAATGCCCGCTCTGACGACAATCACGTTCAGGGCTTCCGCCATGCCGAGCTGCCGATCCACGGGGTGCAATTCCACCCGGAAAGCATCGCGACCGAGCACGGCCATTCGCTGCTCGCCAACTTCCTGAAGATTTGCGGGATCGACACGCAACTGCCCGAAAGGCTCAAGGCATGA
- a CDS encoding molybdopterin molybdotransferase MoeA has product MSALLTLEEAQERLLALAPALPATTVEIGPNLANRYLASDLKALRTQPPADLSAMDGYAIAGEGPWERVGESRAGGPFEGTLAPGQCTRISTGAHVPDGADRILIQENAEIAGTSVALTPGEALPTAGRHVRKAGFDFSTGDTVLKVGTQLTPGAIALAIAAGHVQVPVLTPPRVAVLDSGDELAPLGAEVREDQIPASNGVMIASMLQALVGETTALGPVADDPAALADALAKAEGHEILITSGGASVGDHDLIQQALKDWGADLAFWKVAIKPGKPLMVATRGETVVLGLPGNPVSSFVTAFLFALPLVRKAMGAASPLPRVSQAVCAEALPATGSRREFLRGVSEGGKVRLAASQDSSALFALAQANCLIDRAAGSPETKPGTSVPVYNLQNG; this is encoded by the coding sequence ATGAGCGCGCTGCTGACGCTGGAGGAAGCGCAGGAGCGGCTGCTGGCGCTGGCGCCTGCCCTTCCCGCCACCACGGTGGAGATCGGGCCGAACTTGGCAAACCGCTATCTCGCCAGCGATCTCAAGGCTCTGCGCACCCAGCCCCCGGCGGACCTGTCGGCGATGGATGGATATGCGATTGCAGGCGAAGGGCCATGGGAGCGGGTGGGTGAAAGCCGCGCTGGCGGCCCTTTCGAAGGGACACTTGCCCCCGGTCAATGCACCCGCATCTCAACCGGCGCGCATGTGCCCGACGGCGCGGACCGCATCCTCATCCAGGAGAACGCGGAGATTGCCGGAACCAGCGTCGCGCTTACTCCGGGTGAGGCCTTGCCGACGGCGGGGCGGCATGTGCGCAAGGCCGGGTTCGACTTCTCCACTGGCGACACGGTGCTGAAGGTCGGCACGCAGCTCACGCCCGGCGCAATCGCACTCGCGATCGCAGCGGGTCATGTGCAGGTCCCCGTGCTCACGCCGCCGCGCGTGGCGGTGCTCGACAGCGGAGACGAACTTGCGCCGCTGGGTGCGGAGGTGAGAGAGGACCAGATACCGGCAAGCAACGGCGTCATGATCGCTTCAATGCTGCAAGCCTTGGTCGGGGAAACGACCGCGCTCGGTCCTGTGGCGGACGATCCGGCGGCGCTGGCGGACGCGCTGGCCAAGGCAGAGGGGCACGAGATCCTTATCACCTCCGGTGGTGCTTCGGTGGGCGACCACGACCTGATCCAGCAGGCACTGAAGGACTGGGGTGCCGATCTTGCGTTCTGGAAGGTGGCAATCAAGCCGGGCAAACCCTTGATGGTGGCAACGCGCGGGGAAACCGTTGTGCTTGGCCTCCCGGGCAATCCGGTGTCGAGCTTCGTCACCGCCTTCCTGTTCGCGCTGCCGCTGGTGCGCAAGGCGATGGGCGCTGCCTCTCCCTTGCCCCGCGTTTCGCAAGCGGTCTGCGCGGAAGCATTACCTGCAACCGGGAGCCGCCGCGAGTTCCTGCGCGGGGTAAGCGAAGGCGGCAAGGTGCGGCTGGCGGCATCACAGGATTCGAGCGCCCTGTTCGCATTGGCTCAGGCCAATTGCCTGATCGACCGGGCTGCGGGTTCTCCCGAAACCAAACCGGGAACGTCTGTTCCTGTGTACAACCTCCAGAATGGCTGA
- the lexA gene encoding transcriptional repressor LexA — MLTAKQHELIRFIQQRLEETGISPSFEEMKEALDLKSKSGVHRLISALEERGFIRRLPNRARALEVIRQPEDATPAPRSTKPANDAAPVVMPKAPSMPSPANDVIEIPLHGRIAAGAPIEALEGQSSLPVPAALLGPGEHYALEVSGDSMIEAGIFDGDFALVRRTNTARDGEIVVALVRGEEATLKYLYKDGGMVRLDPANAAYDPQVYGPDEVQVQGKLAGLLRRYH, encoded by the coding sequence ATGTTGACCGCAAAGCAGCATGAACTGATCCGCTTCATCCAGCAAAGGCTGGAAGAAACCGGCATTTCACCCAGTTTCGAGGAAATGAAGGAAGCCCTCGATCTCAAGAGCAAGTCGGGCGTCCACCGCCTGATCTCCGCGCTTGAGGAACGCGGCTTCATCCGTCGCCTGCCCAACCGTGCGCGCGCACTGGAAGTGATCCGTCAGCCAGAGGATGCGACCCCTGCGCCGCGCTCGACGAAGCCGGCCAATGATGCCGCGCCTGTCGTCATGCCCAAGGCCCCGAGCATGCCCTCCCCGGCGAATGACGTGATCGAGATACCCTTGCACGGCAGGATCGCTGCAGGTGCCCCGATCGAAGCCCTCGAAGGGCAAAGCTCATTGCCTGTGCCCGCCGCGCTACTCGGCCCCGGAGAGCATTACGCACTTGAGGTTTCGGGCGATTCGATGATCGAAGCCGGCATCTTCGACGGCGACTTCGCGCTGGTTCGCCGCACCAACACCGCGCGCGATGGCGAAATCGTGGTTGCGCTGGTCCGCGGCGAGGAAGCGACGCTCAAGTATCTCTACAAGGATGGCGGAATGGTCCGGCTCGATCCGGCAAACGCTGCCTATGATCCGCAGGTCTACGGCCCGGATGAAGTCCAGGTTCAAGGCAAGCTGGCAGGGCTGCTTCGGCGGTACCACTGA
- the moaC gene encoding cyclic pyranopterin monophosphate synthase MoaC: MSGLTHIGPDGAANMVDVGGKSATHRVAIASGRIAMSAAALEAIRSGDAPKGDVLGTARIAGIMAAKRTGELIPLCHPLALDAVNVDFAFEEDGIRATATASLTGKTGVEMEAMVAVSTALLTVYDMAKAIDKGMMIGEVRLIEKRGGKSGHWKADEA, from the coding sequence ATGAGCGGCCTCACCCATATCGGCCCGGACGGTGCGGCGAACATGGTGGATGTGGGCGGGAAGTCCGCGACTCACCGGGTGGCCATCGCCTCGGGACGCATCGCCATGTCCGCTGCCGCGCTGGAGGCGATCCGCTCGGGCGACGCGCCCAAGGGCGATGTGCTCGGCACTGCGCGGATAGCCGGGATCATGGCGGCGAAGCGCACCGGGGAACTGATCCCGCTGTGCCATCCGCTCGCGCTTGACGCGGTGAATGTGGACTTCGCTTTCGAGGAAGACGGGATCCGCGCCACCGCCACCGCTTCGCTGACGGGCAAGACCGGGGTGGAGATGGAAGCGATGGTGGCCGTCTCCACCGCGCTGCTGACCGTCTATGACATGGCCAAGGCGATCGACAAGGGCATGATGATCGGCGAGGTTCGCCTGATCGAGAAGCGCGGCGGCAAATCCGGCCACTGGAAGGCCGACGAGGCATGA
- the trpD gene encoding anthranilate phosphoribosyltransferase — MKTLPLAVPHMNEAEAEEVFGWILDGEATDEEIARFLLAMTERSETADEIAGAARALRARLIPINAPEGAVDCCGTGGDGHHTLNVSTAVSLVVAACGVPVAKHGNRAASSKSGAADTLEALGLGMDAAGRTAEKTLAEIGICFLFAKNHHPAMGRIQPIRQRLGKRTIFNLMGPLSNPAGVTRQLIGIARPGYVPIYAQAKAKLGTERTFIVSGDEGLDELSLAGGNELADVIGNDFEMRRIDASAVGVPHAPVEAIRGGDAVHNAKALKALLDGTPGPYRDAVLLNAAATLVVAGKTADWAEGAAMAAEALDSGKARDLLADWIRMAA, encoded by the coding sequence ATGAAGACCCTCCCCCTTGCCGTTCCGCACATGAACGAAGCCGAGGCCGAGGAAGTTTTCGGCTGGATCCTCGACGGCGAAGCGACTGACGAGGAAATCGCGCGGTTCCTGCTCGCCATGACAGAGCGGAGCGAAACCGCTGATGAAATCGCGGGAGCGGCGCGGGCCCTTCGCGCGCGGCTCATCCCGATCAATGCCCCCGAAGGCGCGGTCGATTGCTGCGGCACGGGCGGCGACGGACACCATACGCTCAACGTTTCGACCGCCGTCAGCCTTGTGGTCGCGGCCTGCGGCGTTCCCGTTGCCAAGCACGGCAATCGCGCCGCATCGTCCAAATCGGGCGCAGCGGACACGCTCGAGGCGCTGGGCCTCGGCATGGACGCGGCCGGACGCACGGCGGAAAAGACGCTCGCGGAAATCGGCATTTGTTTCCTGTTCGCGAAGAACCACCACCCGGCGATGGGCCGCATCCAGCCCATCCGTCAAAGGCTTGGCAAGCGGACGATCTTCAACCTGATGGGGCCGCTGTCCAATCCGGCTGGTGTTACCCGCCAACTGATCGGCATTGCCCGCCCCGGCTATGTCCCGATCTACGCGCAGGCCAAGGCCAAGCTGGGGACAGAGCGTACCTTCATCGTCTCAGGTGACGAAGGACTGGACGAACTCAGCCTGGCGGGCGGGAACGAGCTGGCCGATGTCATCGGCAATGATTTCGAGATGCGGCGTATCGACGCGAGCGCGGTGGGCGTGCCGCATGCCCCGGTTGAGGCGATTCGCGGCGGCGATGCTGTCCACAATGCCAAGGCGCTGAAGGCGCTGCTGGACGGCACCCCCGGCCCCTATCGCGATGCCGTGCTACTCAATGCCGCCGCCACGCTGGTGGTCGCCGGCAAGACCGCTGACTGGGCCGAAGGCGCGGCGATGGCGGCAGAGGCACTCGACAGCGGAAAGGCGCGCGATCTGCTGGCCGACTGGATCAGGATGGCGGCGTGA
- the trpC gene encoding indole-3-glycerol phosphate synthase TrpC yields MNKLEEICSAKREIVTARKAAIARADFESAAATRTAPRGFEAALRSRAETGFALIAEVKKASPSKGLIRADFQPAQHARDYEAGGAACLSVLTDAPFFQGHEDYLVEARSACALPVLRKDFMVDPWQCLEARAIGADAILIIVAALEDTAMAEIEAAARDHGMDVLVEVHDEAELERAAKHLQSRLIGVNNRDLKTFTTSLAVTERLAPLAPEGTLLVGESGINTHADLERLAKSGVRTFLVGESLMRADDVAAATRTLLQG; encoded by the coding sequence ATGAACAAGCTCGAAGAAATCTGCTCCGCAAAGCGCGAAATCGTCACCGCTCGCAAGGCGGCGATTGCTCGTGCCGATTTCGAATCCGCCGCCGCGACCCGCACCGCTCCGCGCGGATTTGAAGCTGCCTTGCGCTCGCGCGCTGAAACCGGCTTTGCCCTGATCGCCGAAGTGAAGAAGGCGAGCCCGTCAAAAGGGCTGATCCGCGCCGATTTTCAGCCTGCACAGCACGCCCGCGATTATGAAGCGGGCGGCGCTGCCTGCCTCTCCGTCCTGACCGACGCCCCTTTTTTCCAGGGGCATGAGGATTATCTGGTTGAAGCCCGCTCTGCCTGCGCCCTGCCCGTGCTGCGCAAGGATTTCATGGTCGATCCGTGGCAATGTCTCGAAGCACGCGCCATCGGTGCGGACGCGATCCTGATCATCGTCGCGGCGCTGGAAGACACCGCCATGGCCGAAATCGAGGCCGCTGCGCGTGATCATGGCATGGACGTGCTGGTGGAAGTGCATGACGAGGCCGAGTTGGAACGCGCCGCCAAGCATCTGCAAAGCCGCCTGATCGGGGTCAACAATCGCGATCTCAAGACCTTCACCACGTCCCTCGCGGTAACCGAAAGGCTCGCCCCGCTCGCACCGGAAGGGACGCTGCTGGTCGGGGAAAGCGGGATCAACACCCATGCCGATTTGGAACGGCTGGCGAAAAGCGGGGTGCGCACCTTCCTTGTCGGGGAAAGCCTGATGCGCGCCGATGATGTCGCGGCGGCGACAAGGACCCTGCTGCAAGGGTGA